In Panicum virgatum strain AP13 chromosome 5K, P.virgatum_v5, whole genome shotgun sequence, the genomic window TATTCTATCCTGATTATTGGTTTTTTTTCGAAAGACCTATTGTTTTTTATCACAGGCGAAATACGTTTGCCTGAAAATGTGGCAACAGATATTTTACAACAAGATGGCTTGGCGCATCTTGTTCTTCCACGACAAGACAAGCGAGATAGCACATTCTAAAACGTCTGAATGCTATCTACAGGCTTGGGCATGGGCTCGTCGCGCAGGAAGTGCTCGAAGAGCTTCAGGCCTTGCCGCGGACGGTGGAGGGGAACCTCGTGCCCCGCGCCGCGGATCGTCACCAGCGTCAAACCTTTGTAAACTTGGCACCATCTAGCAACCTATATAACAAAGATTACATTACACCAGGCTaaaatttgctttgaaaataaaGAAGCTGGTTAATCTGTCATTGTTGCTGTAGGCCTCTAGAGTACCAGTGTCACCGACTTACCTCTTCATCGTCGTACCAAGGATACCAGTTTGTGACGGTTGGTAGAGAGAGCGCATCGATGGAGTATCTTGTCGCGGTTAGGGGGACAACAGAATCAGCATCACCACTGCCAAATTGTCCAATGTAAGAGATTAAAATCCACTCAtttaccaaatcaaaatgaCATACCACCCACATAGTATGATCAATTTATCTTGATTTGTTATGTCAAACATTCACAATTCTGCCACTTTCAAATGTTCGGAATTCAGTGGGCACCATGTTCACAGCAGAAAACGTACCTGAAAACCCATATCCTTATGCCTGCAGCAATAAGTTCACGGTAAATAGGAAGCATGGACTTCGGTGAATCTTTCCAATAGTCAAAAATTGGATCACTGCAAATAACCAGTGGTGTTTAGTGCAAAATATTAAGAACAGGCAACTTTACTGGTGGCCAAACGGAATAGTTGTGACCAAAACAAGATGAAACAAGCAGAACAGACCTGCAGGCTACCCAGGCATATGGTATTCCAGTGACATTGGCATGCAAAGCTTCCTGCACCTCAGGTAAGTTATAGTACTTTGTTGCGTAGTTCTCGGTGCAGGGATCATATCCTCTCGGCAACCAGGGCTACATTTGAAATAATATGTTGTTAGGAGATAGGTCGTCGCACTTATACGCCTCATAAGTTATTATACTTTCAGAAGCGTGCGAATAATACAGTAAATAATCTCATGATGGTCAGAAGAACCTAGGGAAAATCCAACGAACAGTACTACCATCAGCtatcaggaaaaaaaaaacaagtttcTGTAGCAAAGCAAGCATACCATTCTTCCTCTTATCAACCTGCGCTTGTGAAGTGAAGTCTTCTTACAAGTAGGCGTGTAGATACTGTACGCATCAATATTCCCTTGCTCAGCCTCAGCGATATCGTAGATCTTGTCGCATTTCTTAGAGGGGTGCTCAGCTGAATCAAACTCACAGGCTAATCGCAAGTTCTCATAGGTTTCATCAGAGATAAGCCCATGCGTCCACCAATACTCAAATGTGCCCATGTAGTCATGGTAGTCGTCAATTACCGCGTTTCCGACCTAGAGCATCGACAGAACACCAGATCATTTGTGGCCAGAAATGAGCAAACTAATTAAGTGAGCATAGAAATATGAGCTCAAGAAGTTCTGAC contains:
- the LOC120705923 gene encoding serine carboxypeptidase II-1-like, with the protein product MAAAAALAAAVLALSCFGAPATAEAEADRICSLPGQPPVNFSMYSGYVTADAAAGRALFYWLIEAAGAPAESAPLVLWLNGGPGCSSVGYGASEELGAFRINPDGRSLSLNAYPWNKVANMLFLDSPAGVGYSYSNTTADLYTAGDNKTAHDSYNFLVNWLERFPQYKHRDFYITGESYAGHYVPQLSQLVYRNNKGIRKPILNFKGFMVGNAVIDDYHDYMGTFEYWWTHGLISDETYENLRLACEFDSAEHPSKKCDKIYDIAEAEQGNIDAYSIYTPTCKKTSLHKRRLIRGRMPWLPRGYDPCTENYATKYYNLPEVQEALHANVTGIPYAWVACSDPIFDYWKDSPKSMLPIYRELIAAGIRIWVFSGDADSVVPLTATRYSIDALSLPTVTNWYPWYDDEEVARWCQVYKGLTLVTIRGAGHEVPLHRPRQGLKLFEHFLRDEPMPKPVDSIQTF